One Anaerolineae bacterium genomic region harbors:
- a CDS encoding Zn-dependent hydrolases of the metallo-beta-lactamase superfamily has translation MEIVWFGLSCFRLTERGMASVVTDPYDHQVVGYEPLKLKADIVTISHEAPGHANFNAVKGRSHVLRGPGEYEIGGVFITGVQTNGQGKRDPNEPRNTLYVFDYNGVTVAHLGDIRRVPSQTEVEALGNVNIALVPVGGGGGLSAAKAAEIVSLLEPGIVIPMHYHTPGCHLKLAPLSKFLKEMGINELEETDLLKITPSAIPEETKVIALKVQQSQKG, from the coding sequence ATGGAAATCGTCTGGTTTGGTTTATCTTGTTTCCGCCTGACCGAGCGCGGCATGGCAAGCGTCGTCACCGACCCCTATGACCATCAGGTAGTCGGCTACGAACCTTTGAAGCTCAAAGCCGATATCGTCACCATCAGCCACGAAGCGCCAGGTCACGCCAATTTCAACGCCGTCAAAGGGCGCTCCCACGTTTTACGCGGGCCGGGTGAATATGAAATCGGCGGCGTATTCATCACCGGCGTTCAAACGAATGGACAGGGAAAACGCGATCCGAATGAACCTCGCAACACCCTCTACGTTTTTGATTATAATGGAGTCACGGTAGCGCACCTGGGCGATATCCGCCGCGTGCCCAGTCAAACGGAGGTAGAAGCGCTGGGGAATGTCAACATCGCCCTCGTACCGGTCGGAGGTGGAGGCGGTCTGAGCGCCGCCAAAGCTGCCGAGATCGTCAGCCTGCTTGAACCTGGCATCGTAATTCCCATGCACTATCACACGCCAGGTTGTCATCTAAAGCTGGCGCCTTTAAGTAAATTCTTGAAGGAAATGGGTATCAATGAGCTGGAGGAAACCGACTTGCTCAAAATCACTCCCTCTGCGATACCTGAAGAAACCAAAGTGATTGCCCTGAAGGTTCAACAGTCACAAAAAGGATAA
- a CDS encoding A/G-specific adenine glycosylase: MDSPIALAILDWYAKNARSLPWRGRSSPYAVWVSEIMLQQTRVETVIPYYERWMERFPDPLSLANASEEEVLRYWEGLGYYARARNLHRAARLLQQQYQGALPQDLKALRRLPGIGDYTAAAIASMAFGQDEPTLDGNIRRVLARLTAHRMPLRNPQSDRELLQFARAHLPSGRAGAFNQALMDLGAMICTPRQPRCDLCPLAAHCQAFQSGLQSEIPVNTAKKLIPHYLVTAAVIAENGKFLITQRPRQGLLGGMWEFPGGKCQEGESLEACLKREIQEELALEIEVGQSLGVYRHAYTHYRLTLYAYRCTICGGNQPVPMQGQAFQWVERQQLPLFPMGKIDRQIARQLLQEEVEP, encoded by the coding sequence ATGGATTCACCGATTGCCCTTGCAATCCTCGACTGGTATGCCAAAAACGCCCGCTCCCTACCCTGGCGCGGGCGTTCTTCCCCTTATGCCGTTTGGGTCTCCGAAATCATGCTCCAGCAAACCCGGGTGGAAACCGTCATCCCCTACTATGAGCGCTGGATGGAACGCTTCCCCGATCCGCTGAGCCTGGCAAATGCTTCCGAAGAGGAAGTTCTGCGCTACTGGGAAGGCTTAGGATACTATGCCCGCGCCAGAAATTTGCATCGCGCCGCGCGGTTGCTTCAGCAGCAATATCAAGGCGCTTTGCCTCAGGACCTGAAAGCCCTGCGCAGGCTGCCGGGCATCGGTGATTACACCGCTGCAGCAATTGCTTCCATGGCTTTCGGGCAGGACGAACCTACCTTAGACGGCAACATCCGCCGCGTTCTGGCAAGGTTAACTGCCCATCGCATGCCTCTGCGCAACCCGCAGAGCGACCGGGAATTGTTGCAATTTGCTCGGGCTCATCTCCCTTCTGGCAGGGCTGGCGCGTTCAATCAGGCGCTCATGGACCTCGGCGCAATGATTTGCACCCCTCGTCAGCCCCGCTGTGATCTCTGTCCGCTGGCCGCTCACTGTCAGGCTTTCCAATCCGGGCTTCAATCCGAAATCCCTGTAAACACAGCCAAAAAACTCATCCCCCACTACCTGGTCACTGCGGCAGTGATAGCCGAGAACGGCAAGTTTCTCATCACCCAACGCCCTCGCCAGGGCTTGCTGGGTGGAATGTGGGAATTTCCCGGCGGCAAATGTCAGGAGGGCGAGAGCCTGGAAGCCTGCCTGAAGCGCGAAATTCAGGAGGAGCTTGCCCTGGAGATTGAAGTCGGTCAATCCCTTGGGGTCTATCGTCACGCCTACACCCATTACCGCCTGACCCTGTATGCCTACCGCTGTACGATTTGCGGCGGCAATCAACCCGTGCCGATGCAGGGTCAGGCATTTCAATGGGTAGAGCGGCAACAACTGCCTCTCTTTCCAATGGGCAAAATTGACCGCCAGATCGCTCGTCAACTCCTCCAGGAGGAAGTCGAACCATGA
- a CDS encoding Membrane dipeptidase: protein MILVDAHEDLAWNMLTFQRDYSRSAAEIRQSEAGSAIWQWNGDTLLGWEEYQRGQVMLIFSTLFAAPVRKKLGDWDTQCYTDSRQAKKLYRAQVEAYLSLVEQNPQKFTLIQTRNDLQNLQNEWQQAKDSHPVGLLMLMEGAEAIEHPEEVETWWNSGVRILGPAWAGNAFCGGTNEPGRLTKLGEQLLESMANVGFALDLSHMDEPAALQALDFYEGIVIATHANAKALLRGIESNRHLSDRLIHRLIERDGVIGVIPYNAFLKAGWREGEPREEVTLLDLVAHIDHICQLAGDSQHVGIGSDFDGGFGWQSVPVEINTIADLQKIVPLLSERGYATQDITNIFHGNWLRCCNRFLP from the coding sequence ATGATCCTGGTGGATGCCCATGAAGACCTGGCATGGAACATGCTGACATTTCAACGCGATTACAGCCGTTCTGCGGCTGAAATTCGCCAATCGGAAGCCGGAAGCGCTATCTGGCAATGGAATGGGGATACCCTCCTGGGGTGGGAAGAATATCAGCGCGGACAGGTCATGCTGATTTTTTCCACGCTGTTCGCCGCACCCGTACGTAAAAAGCTGGGCGACTGGGATACGCAATGTTATACCGACAGTCGCCAGGCGAAAAAGCTCTACCGCGCCCAGGTCGAAGCCTATCTTTCCCTGGTCGAACAAAATCCTCAGAAGTTCACCCTGATACAAACTAGAAACGACCTGCAAAACCTGCAAAACGAATGGCAACAGGCGAAGGATTCCCATCCTGTCGGACTGCTGATGTTGATGGAAGGTGCTGAAGCCATTGAACATCCTGAAGAGGTGGAAACCTGGTGGAATTCAGGCGTTCGCATTCTCGGTCCAGCCTGGGCAGGCAATGCCTTCTGCGGTGGAACGAATGAACCCGGTCGGTTGACAAAGCTGGGTGAGCAACTTTTAGAGAGCATGGCAAATGTCGGTTTTGCTCTTGACCTGAGTCACATGGATGAGCCAGCGGCTCTTCAGGCGCTCGATTTCTATGAAGGAATTGTCATCGCCACCCATGCCAATGCCAAAGCCCTGCTCAGAGGGATCGAAAGCAATCGCCATCTCTCCGATCGCCTCATTCACAGGCTGATCGAGCGCGACGGGGTCATCGGCGTGATCCCATACAATGCCTTCTTGAAAGCAGGCTGGCGTGAGGGTGAACCACGCGAGGAGGTTACCCTGCTCGATCTGGTTGCTCACATTGACCATATCTGTCAATTAGCCGGTGATTCTCAGCATGTGGGTATTGGCAGTGATTTTGATGGCGGTTTTGGCTGGCAATCGGTTCCAGTTGAAATCAACACCATCGCCGACCTGCAAAAAATCGTCCCCCTTCTATCTGAACGCGGCTACGCAACTCAGGACATCACCAACATCTTTCATGGCAACTGGTTGCGCTGTTGCAATCGTTTTTTACCATAG